Below is a window of Gopherus evgoodei ecotype Sinaloan lineage chromosome 21, rGopEvg1_v1.p, whole genome shotgun sequence DNA.
GCCTTGGCTCAGAGGACCACAAATGCCTTCTTTATTCATAGAGTGAGATGCAATCTCTAAATGTAGCTGTAACTGACCCATTGATAATTCTTCACAGTAAAGTAGCCAGTCTTAAATATTTGATTCTTCTGTGGAACACACATAATAAGAGAGACAGACTTTGCCATAAAATTGCATGAGATGTTCAGAAAATTTTGAGTGTAATCAAAAAAGGGGATTTTTTATCAGAGCTGGGAGTATTTCTTCAGAACTCTAGGGCTAAGAATATGGCACACTGTAGTAAGGATATCTTTTTGTGCAGGCAAGTTGGAATAATGGGAAGAGCAGTGAATGAGTAGTTAGGCTGCTTGGAATCAGTTCCACAGACCAGAAATACTTGGAGATCTTTAGAAGAAATGTGCTATGCAAGTGAGAAGCATTGTTATTATTATCACTAGGGTCAAAAATATTAATTCTCTTCCcctatcttaatttaaattatgGACAAAATAAATTGTAGTTGGAATTACAATTGTATATAATGGCTTTTCTTTCACCTCAAATTACATTGTGTAATGTTCATTAAATAAAACCTTTGTCCCAGAGGAAGTGGGGTGCATGACACCCTTCTTtgccactgtcatataattaggatatattttgtacaaaatatgccttgtgatgaatcattctaaaagtcttgatctgctagaccttaatatctcattggattgtatgtgctatcgtcATATGTGAAGATATGAattttggctatgtatgtgttactgaaatgtgaggttgaaaacacccacaggcAGCCTTCCAGGGACAACAGTAAAAagaccaaacaatgttaatggcttattgagaaaATGTACGCAAGCACAATGATTACCCCAGAAAATGTGTGTAGTAGAAAGAAAGAGCCTGAAGCATGGGTCTGGGGCAAGGCATACGGCTTGAACCAAAGTCAATGCAAGTTATTTTATGAGAAACAGTAAGACCCTGTTAAAAGCAGATGCTTACCTGCAAGCCAGTATCCAGTACACAAATTCGGCACCAGTGCTGCTGGCATTGCTAAAACAATGAatatgcaaacacattccagcaagCCAACAGAAGAACGCCCCAATGTAGCACATAATAAAATGGTTTGACAAAAGTAATGAATAGTGATATTTTGTCTGAAACATCAGGAGGAAAGTACAAGGGGAGGTAACGAACATGTCATGAAACACGTACAGTGGTACATAAGAAGTTTATCCTAGGTTATTTGCTTCAGTCTATAGATGTTGGAATACCTCTCCTTAACCCTTTGTCCATCCTAGGGGGctgtggaaagtcctgccactgactgagctgagtccattgtcacatgcatacatgtcttagtatcctcgtAGAGTCTGCCACGTGCTATTACTGTACTTTGTCGACAATAgacctggccaggtgccttctCTACTTACCCAAgtcttgtggtcattggggagTTTGAttaaggtctgctgtgccagctgtctgtgtagagctgggacagcacaaaaAGAACACACACGCAGAGACAAACATCTGATGACATTGGTGACCGCAACGTGCTCCTGCTTTTGGAATAGCACCTGGAAGACTCTACGAGGTGTGAGTTCGACTAAGGTGTctgggaaaaatctcagcttggttgcCACAAGTGTGTATGGTACTCATTGAGGGAGAGGCAGATCAGGTGTTAAAaccatatactggccagattttgACCAAGGCAGGACAGTACTACTCTGGTGTcctaggctgggaggctggtggttagagaggctgtgtgtaactgcagctgcGTGTatccctgcctgtgtgaatgctggtgaaagtacAAGCTTGAAGGGCTTTTCAGCTtgttacagcagcacagtgtgagagggagcccagactggtgggtcagagggctcagtggaaccccaattccaggtggcaccccggggGGGGCCCTTTAGAGAGTGATGTATactttatttgtttatatatgcCTATATGTAGGGAAACTCAAACCATTTTGGACCATATTGAAATGAGACATGGAGAACTTCATTCTCCACTGATAGAGCGTGTTTCttgtgaggtcctgcagggattagttcttggccctatgctctttaacatctttatcaataaTCTTGtgaataaaacataaaattatcactgatcaaggttgcagatgactcaaaagttgagggagtggtaaataatgaagaggacaggtcactgatacagaatgatctggatAACTTGGTAAACTGGGGACAATCAAACAATATGGCTAAATATTAacatatacatctaggaataaagaatgtcAGCCATAGTTACAAGATgagagactctatcctgggaagcagtgactgtgaagcagtgactgtgaaaaagatttggggatcatggtggataatcctCTGAAAACGAGCTAATGGGATTCTGAGAATTATTCTCTGCATAAAAGGGAATATTGAGTAGGAATAGAGAAAcaattttacttctgtatttggcactgaggCAACCACTGCTGTGTCAATTTGTGATGCTCACAGTTTAAGAAGGatgatgataaattggagaggtttcagagaagagacaTAACAATTAAATGGtaagaaaacctgccttatagtgatatactcaaggaactcaatctgtttactaagaaagagaaggttaagggatgacttgaatGCAATCTGTAAGCAtttacacagaaataaaaatatttaatgggCTATTCAATCTAGGAGGGAAAAGTATAGCATGATTCAATGGCCAGatgttgaagctagagaaattcagactgtaaataatggattttttttttaacaatgagaataattaaccattggaacaattttctaAGTGCTAGGGTGGATTCTCCaatactgacaattttaaaattaagattggatgcttttttttctaaaaaaaaaatatgttctaggaatgatttgggggaagttctatgacctatgCTGTAAAAGAGGTCAAACTAAAAGATCAGAATGATTATTTGTGGCCTTAATATCTTGGAATCTATGATGGGCATAATACAAAAAGAGAGAGCGACTGAAAGACCCTCAGTTTGTCCTCTTTCCACAAAGAtaacttcatttaaaatctttCAGATCAGTAAGATTTACATTATATTTCaccactattattattattattattatttcatattCTTCTTAATCCTTCTCCAATTCTAAACACAGTGAAGGATGGATGCCAGAAACCAGAGTGCTGTTGCTGAATTCATCCTCTTAGGGTTCAATAGCCTACGAAGATGGTAGGCATTTCTTTTCTTTACCTTCTTACTTATGCTTTGACTATAACGGCCAAGCCACCATCATCGCCCTGGTGTGGAAGGACAACCCATGTACTTCTTCAcaccccatgtacttcttcctgagcAACTTCTTCTCTTTTATGGAGATCTGGTACAACATAGTCACCGTGCCCAAGATGCTGTCCAGCTTCATGGTGGAGAGGACCACCATATCTGTGTTGGGCTGCATCATCCAATTCTATGCCTTCTTCTGCTTGGAAACCACAGAGTGCATGTTTCTGGGTGTAATGGCTTATGATCACTACTACATTGCCATCTGCTACCCGCTGCATTACAGCACTCTGATGAACAAAAAGGTCTGCACCTGGCTGGCTGTTGGCTCTTGGGTGAGTGGTTTCATTGGCAATTTGCCTCTCACCATCTCTACCACTCAGTTCTTCTTCTGCAGCCCCAACAAGATCAACCACTTCTTCTGCAACCTGGCATCAGTGCTGAACCTCTCATGCACAGACACCTCAGTCAGCGAGATGGTATTCTTCACCTTCGCCTGGGTCATCATCCTCTGCTCCTTCCTGCTCACTATAGTGTCCTATTGctacatcatctccaccatctgcAGGATGCCCTCCACCATTGGCAGACAACGGGCCTTTTCCACCTGCGCCTCCCACCTCATCGTGGTCACCATTTTCTACAGCACTGTCACCTTCATGTATGTCTGGCCCACGGTGCGCTACACCTTCCAGGCGGACAAGGTAGTCTCTGTCTTCTACTGTGTAGTCACCCCGCTCCTCAACCCTGTCATCTACAACCTGTGGAACAAGGAAGTGAAGGAGGCACTGAGGAGAATGCTGTGCAGCAGAAGAAGGCTAAATTGGAAGAACTTTGGACTCATTGACTGGGATAGTTAAGTGAAAAAGAGGGGGATTGTGGATGACTTCAATCTTAGCCTCTCCTATCCACCAAGGCCAAAGGTTTAATTGATGATGGAAGCTATTGGTCAGCAATTGATAGTAGGGTGCTCTTCCCATTTCTGCATTGCAGTTAGAGAAAGAAATACCTGCGTGGAGGAGGTCAGGACTTCTGAGGTCTATTCTCAGATCTTGGAGAATTGTGGGGTTTAATGGGTTAgactggagggtggggggcaaggaGTCAGGACTCTGGGTTTTATCCCTGGCTCTTTCAGAGGAGTGTGGTCTAGTGATCTAGTGGGTTAAAGCAGGTGATGGATGGGATTTAGGACTCCTGTGTGGTACACCTGGCTATGGGAGAGGAGTATGTCATAttagcagaggctcagaatcagGATTCATGGAGTCTATTACTTGCTCTGCTCCTGATCCCTTGTGTGACATGAAGCAAGATAACAGGCCTTATTCACCATTGTGAAGCACACTTTTTTGGAAGAAAATAAGTCTGTTAAGTGGTTTATTGGCTGAACAAAGTGAGGCCCTAAACTCAACCTGATGATATTTCTCTGTTTCTCTGCAAAATGGTAGTGTCTGAATGCCCAGATCAGCATTTTCATGGATTGTTCTAGGCACCAGTGGGCAAGACCCTATTGATTTTGGGGAAATCGGAGTAGGGCATTGGGGACAGAGAGTGCCCCTGACATCTGGTTAACAGGGCCAGATTATCACAGGTATTTAAATGCCTACAGATGCAGATAGgttcctagtgggattttcaaacattCCTAAGCGGGTGAGGTTCCTAACTCTCATTCAGATCACACCAACTCCCTCTCTGTACTCCATAACCAAGCATACAAACAAACACACGTACATCCACACACCTCTCAAGTACCTAAACACCCACCTAACTCTGTGTCAGATATCCCAGCATCCCTAACGCTCCACAGATATCCAACACACACCTCCAGCCAACGCCCCCAACACATCCAAACCTGAATATGAGTAAACACATACCCGACAGCTACATTCCCACATATTAACATTCAAACCTTCCACTCACCTCAactctcccctcacagccccagcACCCCGACATAACTTGAGCCAACACATACCTGTGCCccatatgcacacacatatagTCACCTCATATATGTAATCATGCCATCCCCTATCAAAAACACCCCTTGCCCCATTTATAACCCCATCCCTTGCAGCTACACCCACACATGGGACACCCACATCTTCAGATGCTGCACACTAGCCCAACAAAGACCGTAAGCTCACACCCAAAGATGTCCCACTTCTCTTTGAAATTCACACCCTCCCACTAAAAAGTTCATCTTACAATATATTCCAACCCCACGTATATCTCAccgctttctctttctctcacacacacacaaacacacgcacacacacacacacacactcttcaacAATCTCCATCTTACACTTCTCAACACACTGAACCTTCTCCACAGATATCTATTGTACATACCCCACATCTCATTCTCCATAACACCTCCAAACAAACTTTGCACACACATCCTCACTGACAAATGAACACCTATCCCAAAGAATTAACTCTCTCTTCCACACTCAAGCCCTACACACAAATATGTTCATACATATTATGTATTTTTATATCACAAATGGTACTTTAgtttattttgttaaattttcCCTCCTTGTAATTTTGATGACAGCTAACAATAGAGGGGGAAAGaggtgcgtgtgcgtgtgtgtgtgtgtgtgtgtgtgtgtgtgtgtgtgtgtgtgtgtgtgtgtgtgtgtgtgttggacagCCAAATAAATAACCAAATGAGGAAAATAGCTTCTTGAACAAAGCTCATACCTTACTAGATTGAGTTTTAGGCTTTTAGgtgtgtgttttcatttttatttgctttgaatCATCTCTATTTTTAATAGGTTTTACTGGACATCACTTAATCTATGTCCTTTtcttaataaatttgttttatttttacaataaacaGTCTCAgtgctcaggtttcagagtagcagccgtgttagtctcagtgctgtgtttgcagGAAAGTATGTATTTACCCCAGCTAAGTTAATAATCCTGCAGtgtggtttttttcttctttaaaggaGGAAACAAacattattatttctctgaatgttgcaggagagggctggatacTTCAGGGCACATAGTTTAGGGATAAGTCAGGAGTggaagtgtgttggggtcaccttgtgAGTAGCcaccaaggctggtggagaccagGGAGTGTGACTAGGGTGTTGCTAGCAGATTTCTGGAGTCACAGTGGCTGATCGAGGGATGCACAGACATGTGGGATATGACCTGAATACTTGTCTGCAGCCTGCTGTTCTGTGCACGGCTTTCCCTGGGTTACTCTTCTGTTGTTCCCAAGAGCCAGTGTtaactgcaccaatgcagctggcTGATTCAGCAGACCTCAACGTTAAtcataaagaaagaccacaggctcAATCTGGTGATGAAAGGTcaaccaggtttattgtcaacaaagcacaATATCAGTAACCTGCATACCAAGCTATAGGTTCACTAGCACATGTTTGCCCATCACATAGTGTTGTCCCCATGGCCAATACAAAGCTGCCCTTCCTATAACTCTACTTCCACTGAGGAAAGGGGGCAATCTGAGGACCATGAGGGTTTTTTGCATACACAAGGGTTGCAGGATGGAAACTGTGTTTTATCACCTCTGTGCACATTTTGTGTCTGATATAGTGATGTCATGTACCCTGAAGTTAAGGAATATTGATATGCCACTGTCAATTCATTTAGAACTCTCCTTTTATACATTGAGATAAACAACTTATGTATTACACTCCAGACGTTATTAGTTACCATACCTGTACCTTATACCCGATAGGTTGAACAAAACATCCTCTTCCATTATCCTGTCATTCCTCCTTATCTTCCAGGGGGTCTGTGCTTTCCTGTACCATCTTCCTAAGAATGTTAGCGGTTACTATTCTAGAGAGGCATTCTTTGGTTCACCACCTACTTCGATTCATATAATAGCCATACCTTGACCTCGAGCAAGTTCTACAGTGGCTGCTGGTGCCCAGAGAAGAGAATCACAACAACAGAGCAATTAAGTCACCTAGGT
It encodes the following:
- the LOC115638405 gene encoding olfactory receptor 6B1-like encodes the protein MYFFLSNFFSFMEIWYNIVTVPKMLSSFMVERTTISVLGCIIQFYAFFCLETTECMFLGVMAYDHYYIAICYPLHYSTLMNKKVCTWLAVGSWVSGFIGNLPLTISTTQFFFCSPNKINHFFCNLASVLNLSCTDTSVSEMVFFTFAWVIILCSFLLTIVSYCYIISTICRMPSTIGRQRAFSTCASHLIVVTIFYSTVTFMYVWPTVRYTFQADKVVSVFYCVVTPLLNPVIYNLWNKEVKEALRRMLCSRRRLNWKNFGLIDWDS